One stretch of Amycolatopsis sp. 195334CR DNA includes these proteins:
- a CDS encoding IclR family transcriptional regulator: protein MAAPEGGENGGGVREVKSAARTLELLELLAARRNRPARLRELSEALGMPRSSCYALLRTLAKYGWVRTDASGTLYGIGIRALLAGTTYLDTDPCVRIAKPVLDMLGEHLDETFHLGRLDGQDVVYLVTRASSQYLRPHSRVGRDLPAYSTALGKALLAELDTDQLDEHLPAELTALTPHTLTDRPALLKDLAEIRERGYAVDREENSVGLQCFALPLRYTTPATDAISCSVPLTRLTPAREAEILTAMRRARETIEQAALSIER from the coding sequence ATGGCCGCACCGGAAGGCGGGGAGAACGGGGGCGGGGTCCGCGAGGTGAAGTCGGCGGCCCGCACCCTGGAGCTGCTCGAACTGCTCGCCGCCCGCCGCAACCGCCCGGCCAGGTTGCGGGAGCTGAGCGAAGCCCTCGGCATGCCCCGCAGCAGCTGCTACGCCCTCCTCCGCACCCTGGCCAAGTACGGCTGGGTCCGCACCGACGCCTCCGGCACCCTCTACGGCATCGGCATCCGGGCCCTGCTCGCCGGCACCACCTACCTCGACACCGACCCCTGCGTCCGCATCGCCAAACCCGTGCTCGACATGCTCGGCGAGCACCTCGACGAGACCTTCCACCTCGGCAGGCTCGACGGCCAGGACGTGGTCTACCTGGTGACCCGCGCCTCCAGTCAGTACCTGCGCCCGCACAGCCGCGTCGGGCGCGACCTGCCCGCCTATTCGACCGCGCTCGGCAAGGCCCTGCTGGCCGAACTCGACACCGACCAGCTCGACGAACACCTCCCGGCCGAGCTGACCGCGCTCACCCCGCACACCCTGACCGACCGGCCCGCGCTGCTCAAAGACCTCGCCGAGATCCGCGAGCGCGGTTACGCGGTCGACCGCGAGGAGAACAGCGTCGGCCTGCAATGCTTCGCGCTGCCACTGCGCTACACCACCCCGGCCACCGACGCGATCAGCTGCTCGGTGCCGCTGACCCGGCTCACCCCGGCCCGCGAGGCGGAGATCCTGACCGCCATGCGCCGCGCCCGCGAAACCATCGAACAGGCCGCCCTGTCGATCGAGAGGTGA
- a CDS encoding APC family permease, whose amino-acid sequence MAAPALRRGLRTLGTLLITLSAISPASSVFVIAPGVLTGAGSGAFYSFVIAAVVGVFMAFVYAELASAFPLAGGEYAITARTLGRLPGFVVLGIMIVTQVLILAVIALGVGTYLGVLIPGLSAPVAAAVTCVLAGLVAVFDIKVNAWITGVFLAIELIALAVVSALGLLDPVRPFTELLTQPVAADGGPATVGAIVVATSVAIFAYNGYGSAVYFGEETQDAGRGVARAILLALGITVLAELVPVTAVLLGSPDLGELFNAPNMLSYFVTARGGGTLDTVISLAVALAIVNAVLAIVLISSRLVFSSGRDRAWPAPVNRALAKVHPRFGTPWVATIGTGAVAAGLCFVDERVLLVVTSTAIVVVYAALCLGAIAGRRSGATAHARYRMPWFPVAPVLALAALGFVLYQNARDPEVGRPSLIVTAGIAVLAGAYYLLVRRRRGGWRLAEEPSE is encoded by the coding sequence GTGGCCGCACCCGCACTCCGCCGAGGGCTTCGCACCCTCGGCACGCTGCTCATCACCCTGTCCGCGATCAGCCCGGCGTCTTCGGTTTTTGTCATCGCGCCCGGGGTGCTCACCGGCGCCGGTTCGGGCGCCTTCTACAGCTTCGTCATCGCGGCCGTGGTCGGTGTGTTCATGGCCTTCGTCTACGCCGAACTCGCTTCGGCGTTCCCGCTGGCCGGTGGCGAGTACGCGATCACCGCGCGCACGCTCGGGCGGCTGCCGGGCTTCGTCGTGCTCGGCATCATGATCGTCACCCAGGTGCTCATCCTCGCGGTGATCGCGCTCGGGGTCGGGACCTATCTCGGGGTGCTGATCCCCGGCCTGTCCGCCCCGGTCGCGGCCGCGGTGACCTGCGTGCTCGCCGGGCTGGTCGCGGTGTTCGACATCAAGGTCAACGCCTGGATCACCGGGGTGTTCCTGGCCATCGAGCTGATCGCGCTGGCCGTGGTCAGCGCGCTGGGCCTGCTCGACCCGGTCCGCCCGTTCACCGAACTGCTGACCCAGCCGGTGGCCGCCGACGGCGGGCCGGCCACCGTCGGCGCCATCGTGGTGGCCACCTCGGTGGCGATTTTCGCCTACAACGGCTACGGCTCGGCCGTCTACTTCGGCGAGGAGACGCAGGACGCCGGGCGCGGGGTGGCCCGCGCGATCCTGCTCGCACTGGGCATCACCGTACTGGCCGAACTGGTCCCGGTGACCGCGGTGCTGCTCGGCTCCCCGGATCTCGGGGAGTTGTTCAACGCGCCGAACATGCTGTCCTACTTCGTCACCGCGCGGGGTGGCGGCACGCTGGACACGGTGATCAGCCTGGCCGTGGCGCTGGCGATCGTCAACGCGGTGCTGGCCATCGTGCTGATCAGCTCGCGGCTGGTGTTCAGCAGCGGCCGCGACCGCGCCTGGCCCGCGCCGGTGAACCGCGCGCTGGCGAAGGTGCACCCCCGGTTCGGCACGCCGTGGGTGGCCACCATCGGCACCGGCGCGGTCGCCGCCGGACTGTGCTTTGTGGACGAACGGGTGCTGCTGGTGGTCACCAGCACGGCGATCGTGGTGGTGTACGCGGCGCTGTGCCTCGGCGCCATCGCCGGGCGGCGGTCCGGGGCCACCGCGCACGCCCGGTACCGGATGCCGTGGTTCCCGGTGGCACCGGTGCTGGCGCTGGCCGCGCTCGGTTTTGTGTTGTACCAGAACGCGCGCGACCCCGAGGTCGGGCGGCCCAGCCTGATCGTCACCGCCGGCATCGCCGTGCTGGCCGGGGCTTACTACCTCCTCGTGCGCCGCCGCCGCGGTGGCTGGCGGCTCGCCGAGGAGCCCTCCGAGTGA
- a CDS encoding sulfite exporter TauE/SafE family protein: MSVPAFCVLSAVVLVGSMLQVSIGFGLGMLAAPVIALLDPTLVPVVLLLLATGVTTATVLAERAHLDLRGAGWALGGRVPGTIAGAALVAFLPAKALAFSVAAVVLAGVVVSLRGFRPRPTPRAVALAGAASGLMGTATSIGGPPMALVWQRYAGPKMRGTMSAFFLVGSLLSLGALAVAGVVHVETLRYSAFLAPAAAAGVLLARPVSRHLDEGRTRGAAMVLAVAGAVTLTVQQFL; the protein is encoded by the coding sequence GTGAGCGTTCCGGCCTTCTGCGTGTTGTCGGCGGTGGTGCTGGTCGGCTCGATGCTGCAGGTGTCCATCGGGTTCGGGCTCGGCATGCTCGCCGCGCCGGTGATCGCGCTGCTCGACCCGACGCTGGTGCCGGTGGTGCTGCTCCTGCTGGCCACCGGCGTGACCACGGCGACGGTGCTGGCCGAACGCGCGCACCTGGACCTGCGCGGGGCGGGCTGGGCGCTGGGCGGGCGGGTGCCGGGCACGATCGCCGGGGCGGCGCTGGTGGCCTTCCTGCCGGCGAAGGCGCTCGCGTTCAGCGTGGCCGCGGTGGTGCTGGCCGGGGTGGTGGTGAGCCTGCGCGGGTTCCGGCCGCGCCCGACGCCGCGGGCGGTGGCGCTGGCCGGGGCCGCGTCCGGGCTGATGGGCACGGCGACCTCGATCGGCGGGCCGCCGATGGCGCTGGTGTGGCAGCGCTACGCCGGGCCGAAGATGCGCGGCACGATGAGCGCGTTCTTCCTGGTCGGGTCGCTGCTGAGCCTGGGCGCGCTGGCGGTGGCCGGTGTGGTGCACGTGGAAACGCTGCGGTATTCGGCCTTCCTGGCGCCCGCCGCGGCGGCCGGGGTGCTGCTCGCCCGCCCGGTTTCGCGGCACCTCGACGAGGGTCGCACACGCGGCGCCGCGATGGTGCTCGCGGTCGCCGGCGCGGTGACGCTCACCGTCCAGCAGTTCCTCTGA
- a CDS encoding ABC transporter ATP-binding protein, giving the protein MNAAAPTKSTSDTGTGHAALEVDRLSVDLRTAAGTVRAVDQVSFSVRRGRTLALLGESGCGKSITAQTIVGLLDPIAEVAGGSVRVAGTDVLELGRAERRRLAGPVLSIVFQDALTAMNPVQPVGRQLGEPFRIHQGLSRRAAREKAVELMELVGIPEPRARAKSYPHQFSGGMRQRLLIAMAVALGPQVLIADEPTTALDVTVQAQVMRLLRDLRTEREMALVLITHDLAVVAEEADDVAVMYAGNVVETGPVREVFADPKHPYTRGLLDSVPEQGVRGQPLHAVPGSPPELSAVPPGCVFQARCPKATDLCAGERPRLTPAAGTRSAACHFPEQERTHAG; this is encoded by the coding sequence ATGAACGCGGCAGCTCCCACCAAGTCCACTTCGGACACCGGCACCGGGCACGCGGCGCTGGAGGTCGACCGGCTCAGCGTGGACCTGCGCACCGCGGCGGGCACGGTCCGCGCGGTCGACCAGGTCAGCTTCTCCGTGCGCCGGGGCCGGACGCTGGCGCTGCTCGGCGAGTCCGGCTGCGGCAAGTCGATCACCGCGCAGACCATCGTCGGCCTGCTCGACCCGATCGCCGAGGTGGCCGGTGGCTCGGTCCGGGTGGCGGGCACCGATGTGCTCGAACTCGGCCGCGCCGAACGCCGCCGCCTGGCCGGGCCGGTGCTCTCGATCGTCTTCCAGGACGCGCTGACCGCGATGAACCCGGTGCAGCCGGTGGGCAGGCAACTCGGTGAGCCGTTCCGCATCCACCAGGGCCTGTCCCGCCGCGCGGCGCGGGAGAAGGCCGTCGAGCTGATGGAACTGGTCGGCATCCCGGAACCGCGGGCCAGGGCCAAGTCGTACCCGCACCAGTTCTCCGGCGGCATGCGGCAGCGGCTGCTGATCGCGATGGCCGTCGCGCTCGGCCCGCAGGTGCTGATCGCCGACGAGCCGACCACCGCGCTCGACGTGACCGTGCAGGCGCAGGTGATGCGGTTGCTGCGCGACCTGCGGACCGAACGCGAGATGGCGCTGGTGCTGATCACCCACGACCTGGCCGTGGTCGCCGAGGAGGCCGACGACGTGGCCGTCATGTACGCCGGGAACGTGGTCGAAACCGGCCCGGTGCGCGAGGTCTTCGCCGACCCGAAGCACCCGTACACGCGCGGCCTGCTGGATTCGGTGCCCGAACAGGGGGTGCGGGGTCAGCCGCTGCACGCCGTGCCGGGCAGCCCGCCCGAACTCAGCGCCGTGCCACCGGGCTGCGTTTTCCAGGCCCGCTGCCCGAAAGCCACCGATCTGTGTGCCGGCGAACGCCCTCGGCTGACGCCGGCGGCCGGGACCCGGTCGGCCGCCTGCCACTTCCCGGAACAGGAGCGCACCCATGCCGGATAA
- a CDS encoding ABC transporter permease yields the protein MTTTVNQPGKAARARARWWTLLGRDRFAAVAAVVLGLVLLTALLGPLLTGDRAVRQDLRASLRPPSFDHGFFGLLGTDVLGRSVLARLIDAAGTTLSVAIPAVLCSLVIGATLGMWAGYHGGVRENVAMRIADVILSFPSLLLAVVVLYVFAPSVGNIVLILAIARIPVYLRTARAEAAELKSRLFVDAARTFGATSWPTIYRHILPIALPTLLTVATLDFCFVMLTESSLSFLGIGIQPPDVSWGLMVAQGRQYLQTAWWIAVLPGVAIVVTTVSATVLAAWVRLATDPAQRWRLTLPRRTRGARPTTTEVTG from the coding sequence ATGACCACCACCGTCAACCAACCCGGCAAGGCCGCCCGCGCCCGGGCGCGCTGGTGGACCCTGCTCGGCCGCGACCGGTTCGCCGCGGTCGCCGCCGTGGTGCTCGGGCTGGTGCTGCTGACCGCGTTGCTGGGCCCGCTGCTCACCGGGGACCGAGCGGTGCGCCAGGACCTGCGCGCGTCGCTGCGGCCGCCGTCGTTCGACCACGGCTTCTTCGGCCTCCTCGGCACCGACGTGCTGGGCCGCAGCGTGCTGGCGCGGCTGATCGACGCCGCCGGGACCACGCTGTCGGTGGCCATCCCGGCGGTGCTCTGCTCGCTCGTCATCGGCGCGACGCTGGGCATGTGGGCCGGGTACCACGGCGGGGTGCGGGAGAACGTCGCGATGCGGATCGCCGACGTGATCCTGAGCTTCCCGTCGCTGCTGCTCGCCGTGGTGGTGCTCTACGTGTTCGCGCCCAGCGTCGGCAACATCGTGCTGATCCTCGCCATCGCACGCATCCCGGTCTATCTGCGCACCGCGCGCGCCGAGGCGGCCGAACTGAAGAGCAGGCTGTTCGTCGACGCGGCCCGGACCTTCGGCGCGACCAGCTGGCCGACGATCTACCGGCACATCCTGCCGATCGCGCTGCCCACCCTGCTCACCGTGGCCACCCTCGACTTCTGCTTCGTCATGCTCACCGAGTCCTCGCTGAGCTTCCTCGGCATCGGCATCCAGCCGCCGGATGTCAGCTGGGGCCTGATGGTCGCCCAGGGCCGGCAGTACCTGCAGACGGCGTGGTGGATCGCGGTGCTGCCCGGGGTGGCCATCGTGGTGACCACGGTGTCGGCCACCGTGCTCGCCGCCTGGGTGCGCCTGGCCACCGACCCGGCCCAGCGCTGGCGGCTGACCCTGCCGCGGCGCACGCGCGGCGCCCGTCCCACCACCACGGAGGTCACCGGATGA
- a CDS encoding ABC transporter ATP-binding protein has protein sequence MPDNLLEVNGIRKSFRVGKNRLRALDGVDLRIGRGETVGLVGESGCGKSTLARVLMLLERPDEGTVRFAGTDPFSLRGKDLLAWRRRVQMVFQDPFASLNARMTAAELIGEPWRTHRDVVPTAADRAARTRELLDLVGLRAGDAERYPNEFSGGQRQRLGIARALALNPDLIICDEPVSALDLSVQAQVLNLLAELQQRLGVSYLFISHDLSVVRHVADRVSVMYLGKVIEQGPAEAVFDQPVHPYTAALMSAAPSLDVSGAERADRILLRGELPSPLDPPSGCRFRTRCWQATDRCATGEPPVVTESGAHEGLCHFPLTAIPA, from the coding sequence ATGCCGGATAACCTGCTCGAGGTCAACGGCATCCGGAAGTCCTTCCGGGTGGGCAAGAACCGGCTGCGGGCGCTGGACGGCGTCGACCTCCGGATCGGCCGGGGCGAGACCGTCGGGCTGGTGGGGGAGTCGGGCTGCGGCAAGTCCACCCTGGCCCGCGTGCTGATGCTGCTGGAACGGCCGGACGAGGGCACCGTGCGGTTCGCCGGGACCGACCCGTTCTCCCTGCGCGGCAAGGATCTGCTCGCGTGGCGGCGCCGGGTGCAGATGGTCTTCCAGGACCCGTTCGCCTCGCTGAACGCCCGGATGACCGCGGCCGAGCTGATCGGCGAACCGTGGCGCACGCACCGCGACGTGGTGCCGACCGCGGCGGACCGGGCCGCCCGCACCAGGGAACTGCTGGACCTGGTCGGCCTGCGGGCCGGCGACGCCGAGCGGTATCCGAACGAGTTCTCCGGCGGGCAGCGGCAGCGCCTCGGCATCGCCCGCGCGCTGGCGCTGAACCCCGACCTGATCATCTGCGACGAGCCGGTGTCCGCGCTGGACCTCTCGGTGCAGGCGCAGGTGCTCAACCTGCTCGCCGAACTGCAGCAGCGGCTCGGCGTGTCGTACCTGTTCATCTCCCACGACCTGTCGGTGGTCCGGCACGTCGCGGATAGGGTCTCGGTCATGTACCTCGGGAAGGTGATCGAGCAGGGTCCGGCCGAAGCGGTGTTCGACCAGCCGGTGCACCCGTACACGGCGGCGCTGATGTCGGCCGCGCCCTCGCTGGACGTGTCCGGGGCCGAGCGCGCGGACCGGATCCTGCTGCGGGGTGAGCTGCCGTCGCCGCTGGACCCGCCGTCGGGCTGCCGGTTCCGCACCCGCTGCTGGCAGGCCACCGACCGCTGCGCCACCGGGGAACCACCCGTGGTCACCGAATCCGGGGCGCACGAGGGGCTGTGCCATTTCCCGCTCACCGCGATCCCGGCGTGA
- a CDS encoding 2-hydroxyacid dehydrogenase: protein MRILLSDPIMSRFTDELTRGGADGHDWEFLAGRPDDDVVARLPEADVLVASRMTVPMAEAGTGLKLVHVTGAGLDRIPLHALAPDTVVCNTFHHGRSIAEHVVMVALMLSRRVLRADRLLRRGIWESVALDPTVPLGGALAGRTLGVVGFGEIGQQVARAATALGMRVRAVRRNPSAALPPDLRELRVEGDDQLPGLLGDSDLVVLTVPLSTATRGLIGTAELARMRRDALLINVARGPLVDEDALFEALVEERIGGAALDVWWSHPKDGTGATGYTRPFHELENVVLTPHHSGHTRETFTGRAAEIAANIHRLATDQPLSNVVRGTAGR, encoded by the coding sequence ATGAGGATCCTGCTGTCCGACCCGATCATGAGCCGCTTCACCGACGAGCTGACCCGCGGCGGGGCCGACGGCCACGACTGGGAATTCCTCGCCGGCCGACCGGATGACGACGTGGTCGCGCGCCTGCCGGAGGCGGACGTGCTGGTGGCGTCCCGGATGACCGTCCCGATGGCCGAAGCGGGCACCGGACTGAAACTGGTGCACGTCACCGGCGCCGGGCTCGACCGCATCCCGCTCCACGCGCTCGCGCCGGACACGGTGGTGTGCAACACCTTCCACCACGGCCGGTCGATCGCCGAGCACGTGGTGATGGTGGCGCTGATGCTGTCGCGCCGCGTGCTCCGCGCGGATCGCCTGCTGCGACGGGGAATCTGGGAATCCGTAGCCCTGGATCCGACGGTCCCGCTCGGCGGTGCGCTGGCCGGGCGCACGCTCGGTGTGGTCGGCTTCGGCGAGATCGGGCAGCAGGTGGCCCGGGCGGCCACCGCGCTGGGCATGCGGGTCCGCGCGGTCCGCCGCAACCCCTCGGCAGCACTGCCCCCGGACCTGCGGGAGCTCCGGGTCGAGGGCGACGACCAGCTCCCCGGCCTGCTGGGCGACTCGGATCTGGTGGTGCTCACCGTGCCGCTGTCCACCGCCACCCGTGGCTTGATCGGCACCGCGGAACTGGCGCGGATGCGGCGGGACGCGTTGCTGATCAACGTCGCCCGCGGCCCGCTCGTCGACGAGGACGCGCTCTTCGAAGCACTGGTCGAGGAGCGGATCGGCGGTGCGGCACTGGACGTCTGGTGGAGCCACCCGAAGGACGGCACCGGCGCCACGGGGTACACCCGGCCGTTCCACGAACTGGAGAACGTGGTGCTGACCCCGCACCACTCGGGGCACACGCGCGAGACCTTCACCGGCCGGGCGGCCGAGATCGCCGCGAACATCCACCGGCTGGCCACGGACCAGCCACTGTCCAATGTGGTCAGAGGAACTGCTGGACGGTGA
- a CDS encoding P1 family peptidase, producing MTRARDLAIAPPGEPGPHNAITDVPGVEVGYTTLISGDSVRTGVTAVLPRGRAEFDVPCAAGTFSLNGNGEMTGTAWLAETGSLSLPVLLTNTHAVGPCHRGAIDWVLRERPGAAAEWLLPVVAETWDGYLNDVNASTVHTGHAIAAIDAASGGPIAEGSVGGGTGMTCYGFKGGTGTASRVVAHGGDRYTVGALVQANFGSRGELTVAGAPIGRSLSDDDPMADTSWLAPPGAGSVIVLIGTDAPLLPGQCAALARRVPLGLARTGTTGSHFSGDLFLAFSTANAGALTSRFPQPSDQTYETLRFVPWGRIDPFFEAVVQTVEEAVLNALVANREMTGFRGRRVPALPHAPWSQ from the coding sequence GTGACCCGAGCCCGTGACCTGGCCATCGCCCCGCCCGGCGAACCGGGCCCGCACAACGCGATCACCGACGTGCCCGGGGTGGAGGTCGGCTACACCACGCTGATCTCCGGGGATTCGGTGCGCACGGGGGTGACCGCGGTGCTGCCGCGTGGGCGTGCCGAGTTCGATGTGCCTTGTGCCGCGGGGACTTTCTCGCTCAACGGCAACGGGGAGATGACCGGGACGGCGTGGCTCGCGGAAACGGGATCGCTGTCGTTGCCGGTGTTGCTGACCAACACGCACGCGGTGGGGCCGTGTCATCGCGGCGCGATCGACTGGGTGCTGCGGGAGCGGCCCGGGGCGGCGGCGGAATGGCTGCTGCCGGTGGTCGCCGAGACCTGGGACGGTTACCTCAACGACGTCAACGCGTCGACCGTCCACACCGGACACGCGATCGCCGCCATCGACGCGGCTTCCGGTGGTCCGATCGCCGAAGGCTCGGTCGGCGGCGGCACCGGCATGACCTGCTACGGCTTCAAGGGCGGGACGGGGACCGCGTCGCGGGTGGTCGCCCACGGCGGGGACCGGTACACCGTCGGCGCGCTGGTGCAGGCGAACTTCGGGAGCCGAGGGGAACTGACGGTCGCGGGCGCCCCGATCGGCCGTTCCCTGTCCGACGACGACCCGATGGCGGACACCAGCTGGCTCGCCCCACCCGGCGCCGGCTCGGTGATCGTCCTCATCGGAACCGACGCGCCGCTGCTACCCGGCCAGTGCGCTGCGTTGGCGAGGCGGGTCCCGCTGGGCCTGGCACGCACCGGAACGACCGGCTCGCACTTCTCCGGGGATCTGTTCCTGGCCTTCAGCACGGCCAACGCCGGGGCGCTCACCAGTCGCTTCCCGCAGCCCTCGGACCAGACGTACGAAACGCTGCGTTTTGTGCCGTGGGGCCGGATCGACCCGTTCTTCGAAGCGGTGGTGCAGACCGTGGAGGAGGCCGTGCTCAACGCACTGGTGGCGAACCGGGAGATGACGGGCTTCCGCGGTCGACGGGTTCCGGCGCTACCACACGCACCCTGGTCGCAGTGA
- a CDS encoding glucarate dehydratase family protein — MPYESHRVREVRITPVAFTDLPLLNTVGVHEPFALRAIVELVTDSGLTGLGETYGDAGHLDRLRLAAAELTGVDVWQVNEIARRIRGALAADRSKGGHGMSGMVTGSSTADRVLSPFEVACLDIQGKAIGRPVSDLLGGAVRDRVDYSAYLFYKWAGHPGADDDPWGPALDPGQLVAQAERMIGEYGFSAIKLKGGVFEPDSEVEAIFELRKAFPDHPLRIDPNGAWSVETAIRVGQRLDGVLEYLEDPTTGIDGMAAVAREVPMPLATNMCVVAFDHVRPAVKQDAVQVILSDHHFWGGLDRSRTLAGICDTFGLGLSMHSNSHLGISLAAMTHLAAATPNLTYACDTHWPWKDAADDVIVPGALAFEGGSVAVPTGPGLGVELDRDALARLHEQYLACGIRERDDTGYFRRFEPQFDPTAPRW; from the coding sequence GTGCCCTACGAATCCCACCGCGTCCGGGAAGTGCGCATCACCCCGGTGGCCTTCACCGATCTCCCGCTGCTCAACACCGTCGGCGTGCACGAGCCCTTCGCCCTGCGCGCGATCGTCGAGCTGGTCACCGATTCGGGACTGACCGGCCTCGGCGAGACCTACGGCGACGCCGGGCACCTCGACCGGCTCCGGCTCGCCGCGGCCGAACTCACCGGCGTCGACGTCTGGCAGGTCAACGAAATCGCCCGCCGCATCCGGGGAGCGCTCGCCGCCGACCGGAGCAAGGGCGGACACGGCATGAGCGGGATGGTCACCGGCAGCAGCACCGCCGACCGCGTGCTCTCCCCGTTCGAGGTGGCCTGCCTGGACATCCAGGGCAAGGCGATCGGCCGCCCGGTCAGCGACCTGCTCGGCGGCGCGGTCCGGGACCGCGTCGACTACAGCGCCTACCTCTTCTACAAGTGGGCGGGCCACCCCGGCGCCGACGACGACCCCTGGGGCCCCGCGCTCGACCCGGGCCAGCTCGTCGCGCAGGCTGAACGGATGATCGGCGAATACGGCTTCAGCGCGATCAAGCTCAAGGGCGGGGTGTTCGAACCGGACTCCGAGGTCGAGGCGATCTTCGAACTCCGCAAGGCTTTCCCCGACCATCCACTGAGGATCGATCCGAACGGCGCCTGGAGCGTGGAGACCGCCATCCGCGTCGGGCAGCGCCTCGACGGCGTGCTCGAATACCTGGAGGACCCGACCACCGGCATCGACGGCATGGCCGCGGTGGCCCGCGAAGTGCCGATGCCGCTGGCCACCAACATGTGCGTGGTCGCCTTCGACCACGTCCGGCCCGCCGTCAAACAGGACGCCGTGCAGGTGATCCTGTCCGACCACCACTTCTGGGGCGGCCTGGACCGGTCCCGCACGCTGGCCGGGATCTGCGACACCTTCGGCCTGGGGTTGTCCATGCACTCCAACTCGCACCTCGGCATCAGCCTGGCCGCGATGACCCATCTCGCCGCCGCCACGCCGAACCTCACCTACGCCTGCGACACGCACTGGCCGTGGAAGGACGCGGCCGACGACGTGATCGTGCCGGGCGCGCTCGCCTTCGAAGGCGGCTCGGTCGCGGTGCCGACCGGACCCGGTCTCGGCGTCGAACTGGACCGCGACGCGCTGGCCCGGCTGCACGAGCAGTACCTCGCCTGCGGCATCCGCGAACGCGACGACACCGGCTACTTCCGCCGGTTCGAGCCGCAGTTCGACCCGACCGCGCCGCGCTGGTGA
- a CDS encoding TetR/AcrR family transcriptional regulator, which produces MARPSRASERRAELVAVARRAVVDRGVLDLRLRDIADGAGMSSGSVLYYFPSLAELLQEVQRDAVERFCDAREREASSELTPPARLRAMIGSGLPTGPDDELCVLLYELGTIARRDPAYAARHIALYERQVRCYTAILEAGAATGVFDLTDQAVTIARNLVALEDGYGLHLTQAVAPLERATAVAMLLAYARTSTRCALEDVS; this is translated from the coding sequence ATGGCGAGACCGAGCAGGGCGAGCGAGCGGCGGGCGGAACTGGTGGCGGTGGCGCGGCGGGCCGTGGTCGATCGCGGGGTGCTGGACCTGCGGCTGCGGGACATCGCCGACGGCGCGGGCATGTCGTCCGGCTCGGTGCTGTACTACTTCCCGAGCCTGGCCGAGCTGCTGCAGGAGGTGCAGCGCGACGCGGTCGAGCGGTTCTGCGACGCCCGGGAGCGCGAGGCGTCGAGCGAGCTCACCCCGCCGGCGCGGCTGCGGGCCATGATCGGCAGCGGGCTGCCCACCGGCCCGGACGACGAGCTGTGCGTGCTGCTCTACGAACTCGGCACCATCGCGCGCCGCGATCCCGCCTACGCGGCCCGTCACATCGCGCTCTACGAACGCCAGGTTCGCTGCTACACCGCGATTCTCGAAGCGGGCGCGGCGACCGGGGTGTTCGACCTGACCGACCAGGCCGTGACGATCGCGCGGAACCTGGTCGCCCTGGAGGACGGGTACGGCCTGCACCTGACCCAGGCGGTGGCCCCGCTGGAGCGCGCCACCGCGGTGGCGATGCTGCTGGCCTACGCCCGGACCTCGACCCGCTGCGCGCTGGAGGATGTCTCGTGA